In Bufo gargarizans isolate SCDJY-AF-19 chromosome 6, ASM1485885v1, whole genome shotgun sequence, a single genomic region encodes these proteins:
- the LOC122941261 gene encoding LOW QUALITY PROTEIN: catenin alpha-1-like (The sequence of the model RefSeq protein was modified relative to this genomic sequence to represent the inferred CDS: deleted 1 base in 1 codon) produces the protein MSVNTAEINFKWDPKSLEIRTLAVERLLEPLVTQVTTLVNSSNKGPSAKKKGRSKKAKVLAASVEQATQNFLQSGDKIARESQFLREELAAAVEDVRTQGEQMRSASGDFADDPCSSVKRGNVVRAARTLLSAVTRLLILADMADVYKLLVQLKVVEEGILKLRNAGTEQDLGIQYKALKAEVDKLQAMTAKRQQELKDSGHRDQMAAARGILQKNLPILYTATQACLQHPDVAAYRANRDLVYKQLQQAVTGISNSAQATTSEETPAQHGGELAVALNNFDKQIVMDPQGFSEERFRPTLEERLESIISGAALMADSACTRDDRRERIVAECNSVRQALQDLLTEYMGNAGRKERSDALNIAIDRMTKKTRDLRRQLRKAVMDHVSDSFLETNVPLLVLIEAAKNGNEKEVKEYAQVFREHATKLIEVANLACSISNNEDGVKIVRMSANQLEALCPQVINAALALAAKPHSKVAMDNMDIFKEQWEKQVCILTDAVDDITSIDDFLAVSENHILEDVNKCVIALQERDVDGLDRTAGAIRGRAARVIHVVTAEMENYEAGIYTEKVVEATKLLSDVVMPRFAEQVEAAASALTGDSNLPVDENEFIDASRLVYDGIRDIRKAVLMIRTPEELDDSDFETEDFDVRSRTSIQTEDDQLIAGQSARAIMAQLPKEQKAKIAEEVASFQEEKSKLDAEVSKWDDNGNDIIVLAKQMCMIMMEMTDFTRGKGPLKNASDVIGAAKKIAEAGSRMDKLGRTIADHCPDSACKQDLLAYLQRIALYCHQLNICSKVKAEVQNLGGELVVSGADSAMSLIQAAKNLMNAVVQTVKASYVASTKYQKSQGMASLNLPAVSWKMKAPEKKPLVKREKHDETQTKIKRASQKKHVNPVQALSEFKAMESI, from the exons ATGAGCGTCAATACGGCCGAGATCAACTTCAAGTGGGACCCGAAGTCCCTGGAGATCCGCACGCTGGCCGTGGAGCGACTGCTGGAGCCGCTGGTCACTCAGGTCACCACCCTGGTCAACTCCAGCAACAAAGGCCCCTCCGCCAAGAAGAAGGGCCGCTCCAAGAAAGCCAAAGTGCTGGCCGCCTCCGTGGAGCAAGCGACGCAGAACTTCCTGCAGAGCGGCGACAAGATCGCCCGAGAAAGCCAGTTCCTGCGGGAAGAGTTGGCGGCGGCGGTGGAGGATGTGCGCACTCAGGGCGAGCAGATGAGGTCAGCCTCCGGGGACTTCGCTGATGACCCCTGCTCCTCGGTGAAGAGGGGGAATGTCGTCCGAGCCGCCCGCACCCTGCTGTCCGCGGTCACCCGGCTGCTCATCCTGGCAGACATGGCCGATGTGTACAAGCTGCTGGTGCAGCTGAAGGTGGTGGAGGAGGGCATCCTCAAGCTGAGGAATGCGGGCACAGAGCAGGACCTGGGCATCCAGTACAAAGCCCTGAAGGCAGAGGTGGACAAGCTGCAAGCTATGACTGCAAAGCGCCAGCAGGAGCTCAAGGATAGTGGGCACCGGGAT CAGATGGCAGCAGCCAGGGGGATCCTGCAGAAGAACCTACCCATCCTCTACACTGCCACCCAGGCCTGTCTCCAGCACCCAGATGTAGCTGCCTACAGAGCTAACAGAGACCTGGTCTATAAGCAGCTCCAGCAAGCAGTGACTGGCATCTCCAACTCAGCCCAAGCCACCACCTCGGAGGAGACCCCTGCCCAGCATGGAGGTGAGCTTGCCGTTGCCTTAAATAACTTTGACAAACAGATTGTTATGGACCCCCAGGGATTCAGCGAGGAGCGTTTCAGGCCAACTCTAGAGGAACGCCTGGAGAGCATCATCAGTGGCGCCGCCCTAATGGCTGATTCTGCTTGCACCCGCGATGACCGCCGAGAGCGGATTGTGGCTGAATGTAATTCGGTGAGACAAGCTCTGCAGGACCTCCTCACGGAGTACATGGGAAATGCCGGGCGTAAAGAAAGGAGTGATGCCCTCAATATCGCCATAGACCGGATGACCAAAAAGACCAGAGACTTGCGCAGACAGCTACGTAAAGCAGTTATGGATCACGTTTCTGACTCCTTTCTTGAAACCAACGTGCCTCTTCTGGTCTTAATCGAGGCTGCCAAGAACGGGAATGAGAAAGAAGTCAAAGAGTACGCCCAGGTATTCCGTGAACATGCAACCAAATTGATTGAAGTGGCCAACTTGGCTTGCTCCATATCCAACAATGAAGATGGGGTTAAAATTGTCCGAATGTCTGCCAACCAGCTTGAAGCACTCTGCCCTCAGGTTATCAATGCAGCCTTGGCGCTGGCAGCTAAACCTCATAGTAAAGTGGCCATGGACAATATGGACATCTTCAAGGAACAGTGGGAGAAGCAAGTGTGTATCCTGACCGATGCTGTTGATGACATCACTTCCATTGATGACTTCTTGGCAGTCTCCGAGAACCACATATTAGAAGATGTCAACAAGTGTGTCATTGCCCTCCAGGAAAGGGATGTTGATGGACTCGATCGTACAGCTGGTGCAATTCGTGGTCGTGCTGCAAGAGTTATCCATGTTGTCACTGCTGAAATGGAAAACTATGAGGCTGGCATCTACACTGAGAAGGTCGTTGAGGCCACCAAACTCTTGTCAGATGTTGTTATGCCACGTTTTGCAGAGCAAGTAGAAGCTGCAGCCAGTGCTCTTACTGGAGACTCCAACCTACCAGTAGATGAGAATGAATTCATTGATGCCTCCAGACTGGTGTATGATGGCATCCGTGACATCCGCAAAGCCGTGCTTATGATAAGAACACCCGAAGAACTGGATGATTCTGACTTTGAGACTGAGGACTTTGATGTAAGGAGTCGTACCAGTATCCAGACTGAAGATGATCAGCTCATTGCTGGGCAGAGTGCCAGAGCCATCATGGCTCAGCTTCCAAAAGAGCAAAAAGCTAAAATTGCTGAGGAGGTGGCAAGTTTCCAGGAAGAAAAGAGCAAGTTGGATGCAGAGGTATCCAAATGGGATGACAATGGCAATGACATtattgtcctggccaagcagatGTGCATGATCATGATGGAGATGACTGATTTTACAAGGGGCAAAGGACCCCTCAAAAATGCTTCCGATGTCATTGGGGCAGCCAAGAAAATTGCAGAGGCTGGTTCACGGATGGATAAATTGGGCCGGACCATTGCTGACCACTGCCCTGACTCTGCCTGCAAACAGGACCTCCTGGCCTATCTCCAACGCATTGCCTTATACTGCCACCAGTTAAATATTTGCAGCAAAGTCAAAGCCGAAGTACAGAATCTTGGTGGCGAGTTGGTTGTCTCCGGAGCTGACAGCGCCATGTCCCTCATACAAGCTGCCAAGAATCTGATGAATGCTGTAGTGCAAACGGTGAAAGCATCTTACGTGGCCTCCACCAAATATCAGAAATCCCAAGGCATGGCTTCTCTTAACCTACCTGCAGTGTCTTGGAAAATGAAAGCCCCTGAGAAGAAGCCCCTTGTCAAGAGAGAGAAGCATGATGAGACCCAAACTAAGATCAAGCGAGCATCCCAGAAGAAGCATGTCAACCCAGTGCAGGCTCTTAGTGAGTTTAAAGCCATGGAGAGCATCTAA